The window CGAGGAAAAGCGTACCGCTGGTACATACACGTTCAAGCGCATCCTAGGTGGAAGATACGTGTTGGAAACGGGGGAGGATTCGGAGAGCAGCAGTCTCCTTTTGTACACCTATGACGCACAACGCGGGAGCTACCTGATCTGGAATTTCAACGTGAACAATCAGACTCCCGATGTCCCGGTAAGCGCCCGGTGGAACGAGGCGGGCCGCGTCCTGGAATGTTTTGGTTTCCCTGAAAAAGATGGGCAGAGGACGGCGAGCCAAATGCACCTCGTAAGTAACGACACGATCATAAGCACGTACGGGGTAAAAGACACGGCCGGCGAGACTCTATGCGACATAGAGTTCAAGATGACCCGGATCAGCGGCGAGCAGAAGTGACGGCGGACGATTGGAGGGTACGGTTGTGAACAGAAAGAAGGCGATTTCGTGGCTCTATGGCGAATTTGCCGGACTGGAAGCAGCGGGCATTCTATCCGCCGAGACAATCGAGCAATTGAAGGTCCATTACGGCCCCGTGTCGATGCGGTCCAAGCGGAGCATAGCGCTGCTGCTGTTCAGTGTCCTTGGCGCGGTATCCATCGGCCTAGGCATTATCCTGCTGTTGGCCCACAACTGGAACGCACTGGGACGTCCGGTGCGCACGGTGCTGTCATTTACGCCACTCATGGCGGGCCAAGCCCTCGTATGGTGGACGCTGCTATGCCGTTCGCGGTCAACGCCGTGGCGCGAGGGGAGCGGAGTGTTTCTGGCGTTGGCGGTCGGCGCCTGCATTTCACTGATTAGCCAAACCTATCACATCCAGGGCGACATGAGCACGTTTCTGC of the Candidatus Hydrogenedentota bacterium genome contains:
- a CDS encoding DUF2157 domain-containing protein, which codes for MNRKKAISWLYGEFAGLEAAGILSAETIEQLKVHYGPVSMRSKRSIALLLFSVLGAVSIGLGIILLLAHNWNALGRPVRTVLSFTPLMAGQALVWWTLLCRSRSTPWREGSGVFLALAVGACISLISQTYHIQGDMSTFLLAWVVLGGPLVYVLNATAVALFYLAGITCWAAAVQFEHSQALLFWPLAAFLAPHIWQAFKNNPEGPRVQLLSWGLCVALPFATGFVLERTMPGLW